A window from Microbacterium ginsengiterrae encodes these proteins:
- a CDS encoding SatD family protein has protein sequence MPVAVIADIVGSRKLADRTAAQRILDDRIAAVDDLEPALARLTPTVGDEQQGVYEGLEGALTALLLLQLALPDDVACRFGIGVGEIRRISAPGGDIPEGPGWWAAREAIDHVHAMQVRAAPSARTWIVAAPGHDDSMRTTVDAANAYLLVRDQLVGSMSERDRRLTYGRYLGRTQRQLAEEEQVSQSAVSQALSGAGAAAVLQSLVALRGAAAPARKGRE, from the coding sequence ATGCCTGTCGCCGTCATCGCCGACATCGTCGGCTCTCGAAAACTCGCGGACCGTACTGCGGCCCAGCGGATCCTCGATGACCGCATCGCCGCGGTCGATGATCTCGAGCCTGCGCTCGCTCGTCTCACTCCGACGGTAGGGGATGAGCAGCAGGGAGTCTACGAGGGCCTCGAAGGTGCCCTGACGGCTCTGCTCCTGCTGCAACTCGCGCTGCCCGACGACGTGGCGTGCCGGTTCGGCATCGGCGTGGGGGAGATTCGTCGTATCTCGGCTCCGGGCGGCGACATCCCGGAGGGGCCAGGATGGTGGGCGGCACGAGAGGCGATCGACCACGTGCATGCCATGCAGGTGCGCGCCGCGCCCTCGGCGCGCACCTGGATCGTCGCTGCCCCGGGGCATGATGACAGCATGCGCACCACCGTCGACGCCGCGAACGCCTATCTGCTCGTGCGCGACCAGCTCGTGGGGTCCATGAGCGAACGCGACCGACGTCTCACCTACGGCCGCTACCTGGGGCGCACGCAACGTCAGCTCGCCGAAGAGGAGCAGGTCAGCCAGTCCGCGGTGTCTCAGGCGCTCAGCGGTGCGGGCGCCGCCGCGGTACTGCAGAGTCTGGTCGCGCTCCGAGGTGCGGCCGCACCGGCGAGAAAGGGCCGCGAATGA
- a CDS encoding CoA transferase, giving the protein MTGLLDRVSRELGLTPVVPPPRPVHAVPLPSRLATEELAWASVAAVVLASGIARSAPLDPDRIACAYRSDRLRIDGEAPDVWSPYSGFWRAADGWVRTHGNYAHHARALLHGLRLPPAAIAADVGVAIEALTAREAAHRITAAGGLAVTVGTEEPGQDARLRTHPLIELRPSGGAALPRTDGVFEAAAPLRGIRVLDLTRMVAGPVCTRTLALLGADVLRVDPPHLPEPEWQHLDTGHGKRTTVLDARSPEFAALLRDADVVVLGYRPASLARLGLSPDILTDSHPGLVVAQLSAWGDEHPDRAGFDSLVQAASGIAMVESPDGVRPGVLPAQALDHSAGYLLAAGICAAIARRRTEGGSWHVRTSLRRIAAELLGMPRRAEPPAEREIDLRAYGEDFLVDGRVVTTARSVLPGFSLAAPHPWGADAPGWAATRTARA; this is encoded by the coding sequence ATGACCGGACTGTTGGATCGGGTGTCGCGGGAGCTGGGGCTGACCCCCGTCGTTCCGCCGCCGCGGCCTGTGCATGCAGTGCCCCTCCCCTCGCGGCTGGCGACGGAGGAACTCGCATGGGCGAGCGTCGCGGCGGTCGTGCTCGCGTCCGGTATCGCACGGTCCGCCCCTCTCGACCCCGATCGCATCGCCTGTGCCTATCGGAGCGACCGCCTCCGGATCGACGGGGAAGCGCCCGACGTGTGGTCCCCGTACTCCGGGTTCTGGCGCGCCGCCGACGGCTGGGTCCGGACCCACGGCAACTATGCGCATCATGCGCGCGCCCTGCTGCACGGGCTTCGGCTGCCACCGGCGGCGATCGCAGCGGACGTCGGCGTCGCGATCGAAGCGCTGACCGCGCGTGAGGCGGCGCATCGGATCACCGCCGCCGGCGGTCTGGCCGTGACGGTCGGCACGGAGGAGCCGGGGCAGGACGCGCGGCTTCGCACTCACCCGCTCATCGAGCTCCGCCCCTCCGGCGGTGCCGCGCTGCCCCGGACCGACGGTGTTTTCGAGGCCGCAGCTCCGCTGCGCGGCATCCGCGTGCTCGACCTCACACGAATGGTCGCCGGGCCCGTGTGCACGCGCACCCTCGCACTGCTGGGCGCCGATGTGCTCCGCGTCGACCCGCCGCACCTGCCGGAGCCGGAATGGCAGCACCTCGACACCGGCCACGGCAAGCGCACGACCGTGCTGGATGCGCGCTCGCCCGAGTTCGCGGCGCTGCTCAGGGACGCCGACGTCGTCGTCCTCGGGTATCGCCCGGCGTCGCTCGCTCGTCTCGGCCTCTCCCCCGACATACTCACCGACAGCCATCCCGGACTCGTCGTCGCACAACTGAGTGCATGGGGCGACGAGCACCCTGACCGCGCCGGTTTCGACAGCCTCGTACAGGCGGCATCCGGCATCGCGATGGTGGAGTCACCCGACGGTGTCCGTCCAGGGGTCCTGCCCGCTCAGGCGCTCGACCACAGCGCCGGTTATCTGCTCGCCGCCGGCATCTGCGCCGCCATCGCTCGGCGAAGGACGGAGGGCGGAAGCTGGCACGTGCGCACGTCTCTGCGACGCATCGCAGCGGAACTCCTCGGTATGCCCCGGCGAGCCGAGCCGCCGGCGGAGCGGGAGATCGACCTACGCGCGTATGGGGAGGACTTCCTCGTCGACGGGCGCGTCGTCACCACGGCCCGATCGGTGCTTCCGGGGTTCAGCCTCGCGGCGCCGCACCCCTGGGGTGCCGACGCCCCAGGATGGGCAGCGACACGCACAGCGCGAGCGTGA
- the tyrS gene encoding tyrosine--tRNA ligase, giving the protein MSTPPLTTAPQAIDPSFENVWDEIVWRGLVHVSTDQEALRALLAGDPITYYCGFDPTAPSLHLGNLVQLLLLRRLQLAGHKPLGLVGGSTGLIGDPRPTAERTLNTRETVEEWVGRLRAQVERFLSFEGDNAARMVNNLDWTAPMSAIDFLREIGKHYRVGTMLKKDAVAARLNSDAGISYTEFSYQILQGMDFLELYRQYDCVLQTGGSDQWGNLTSGTDLIRRVEGTSAHAIGTPLITNSDGTKFGKSEGNAIWLDAEMCSPYRMYQFWLSTADADVIERMKIFTFLTRAEIEEYEKLVETEPFRRAAQKRLALEVVATVHGVDATAAVIAASEALFGQGDLRALDADTLRSALEELPNATVASGTAVVDALVAAGLVASLSEARRAISQGGVSLDGVRVEDDSAVVEATLPGGVSVLRRGKKTLAGIFIG; this is encoded by the coding sequence GTGTCAACTCCGCCTCTGACGACTGCTCCGCAGGCGATCGATCCCTCGTTCGAGAACGTGTGGGATGAGATCGTCTGGCGCGGCCTCGTCCACGTGTCCACCGATCAGGAGGCGCTGCGCGCCCTTCTCGCCGGGGACCCGATCACGTACTACTGCGGGTTCGACCCGACGGCGCCGAGCCTGCATCTCGGGAACCTCGTCCAGCTCCTCCTGCTTCGGCGCCTGCAGCTCGCGGGGCACAAGCCGCTCGGACTGGTCGGAGGCTCCACGGGGCTGATCGGAGACCCGCGCCCGACGGCTGAGCGCACGCTCAACACCCGCGAGACGGTCGAGGAGTGGGTCGGCCGACTGCGCGCACAGGTCGAGCGCTTCCTCAGTTTCGAGGGCGACAACGCCGCGCGCATGGTGAACAACCTCGACTGGACCGCGCCGATGAGCGCGATCGACTTCCTCCGCGAGATCGGCAAGCACTACCGCGTCGGCACGATGCTGAAGAAGGACGCGGTCGCCGCGCGCCTCAACTCGGACGCCGGCATCAGCTACACCGAGTTCAGCTACCAGATCCTGCAGGGTATGGACTTCCTCGAGCTGTACCGGCAGTACGACTGCGTCCTGCAGACCGGCGGGTCGGACCAGTGGGGCAACCTCACCAGCGGCACCGACCTGATCCGTCGCGTGGAGGGCACGTCCGCGCACGCCATCGGAACGCCGCTGATCACGAACAGCGACGGGACGAAGTTCGGCAAGAGCGAGGGCAACGCCATCTGGCTCGATGCCGAGATGTGCAGCCCCTACCGGATGTACCAGTTCTGGCTGAGCACCGCGGATGCCGACGTCATCGAGCGGATGAAGATCTTCACGTTCCTCACCCGCGCCGAGATCGAGGAGTACGAGAAGCTCGTCGAGACGGAACCGTTCCGGCGCGCTGCGCAGAAGCGACTCGCCCTCGAGGTCGTCGCGACGGTGCACGGGGTGGATGCGACGGCTGCGGTCATCGCGGCATCCGAGGCGCTGTTCGGGCAAGGCGACCTGCGCGCACTCGACGCCGACACGCTGCGCTCGGCGCTCGAGGAGTTGCCGAACGCGACCGTCGCCTCCGGTACCGCCGTGGTCGATGCGCTCGTGGCGGCCGGGCTCGTGGCGAGTCTGTCCGAGGCGCGACGTGCCATCTCGCAGGGTGGTGTCTCGCTGGACGGGGTCCGCGTGGAAGACGATTCGGCCGTGGTCGAGGCGACTCTTCCCGGTGGGGTCTCCGTGCTCCGCCGGGGCAAGAAGACCCTCGCCGGGATCTTCATCGGCTGA
- a CDS encoding heparan-alpha-glucosaminide N-acetyltransferase domain-containing protein: MGGRLSENVTRLDGPQRIAGVDLARGLAVIGMFSAHLLVTGDGFAWTDASTWTAVVDGRSSILFAALAGVSIGLVTGGRRPLSGEAMTIARWRIALRAAILLVLGILLIVTGVPVYVILPAYAVLFLLALPFTVLPARTVLITAGALAVVMPFVQPMLNDLPIWRSPYAAELDAIIGWHYPFAVWIAFVLAGLGLARAGITHAATQIRMLGIGAALAALGYGVAQLPAPALDRYWWSVWTAQPHSSGLWEVIGSGGFVIAVLAACLLLCRLRVLKAITLPLRATGAMPLTAYTTQIVVWAIIAGIALGDTGDLGGFRAMDPFWPLTLGVIVACTAWALLVGRGPLEWALDRIVKRVVTAQPPR, encoded by the coding sequence ATGGGCGGCCGCCTGAGCGAGAACGTCACGAGACTCGACGGTCCCCAGCGGATCGCCGGTGTCGACCTCGCGCGAGGGCTGGCCGTCATCGGCATGTTCTCCGCCCACCTCCTGGTGACGGGCGACGGCTTCGCTTGGACGGACGCATCGACGTGGACGGCGGTCGTCGACGGACGATCCTCCATCCTGTTCGCGGCCCTCGCCGGCGTCTCGATCGGGCTCGTCACGGGTGGGCGCAGGCCCCTCTCGGGAGAGGCGATGACGATCGCCCGGTGGCGCATCGCGCTGCGGGCTGCGATCCTGCTCGTGCTCGGCATCCTGCTGATCGTCACCGGCGTCCCCGTCTACGTCATCCTGCCCGCGTACGCCGTGCTGTTCCTGCTCGCCCTGCCGTTCACCGTGCTCCCCGCCAGGACGGTGCTGATCACGGCGGGCGCACTCGCCGTGGTGATGCCGTTCGTGCAGCCGATGCTGAACGACCTTCCCATCTGGCGCTCGCCGTACGCGGCAGAGCTCGACGCCATCATCGGCTGGCACTACCCGTTCGCGGTGTGGATCGCGTTCGTCCTCGCAGGACTGGGTCTCGCTCGCGCAGGGATCACGCACGCCGCCACACAGATCAGGATGCTGGGGATCGGCGCTGCGCTCGCGGCGCTGGGGTACGGCGTCGCCCAGCTCCCCGCCCCTGCACTCGACAGGTACTGGTGGTCGGTGTGGACGGCGCAACCGCACTCGTCCGGTCTCTGGGAGGTGATCGGATCCGGCGGATTCGTCATCGCCGTGCTCGCCGCCTGCCTCCTGCTGTGCCGCCTGCGTGTACTGAAGGCGATCACGCTGCCGCTTCGTGCCACCGGAGCGATGCCGTTGACGGCCTACACCACGCAGATCGTCGTCTGGGCGATCATCGCGGGGATCGCCCTCGGGGACACGGGTGATCTCGGCGGGTTCCGGGCGATGGATCCGTTCTGGCCGCTGACGCTCGGCGTGATCGTCGCGTGCACGGCCTGGGCGCTTCTCGTCGGCCGCGGGCCGCTGGAATGGGCCCTTGACCGCATAGTAAAGCGCGTCGTGACCGCACAGCCGCCGAGATAG
- a CDS encoding acetylornithine transaminase: MTVWSEDAARDLVLNAGERLALLTRGEGSYVWDGDDNRYLDFLGGIAVNALGHAHPVFVDAVSRQAATLVHVSNYFATRPQLELAARLKRLAGAGIDGRVYFSNSGAEANEAAFKLARLRGGAERPRILALENGFHGRTMGSLALTAKKTMRAPFEPMPAGVEHIPATIEALEAAMDDRVAALIVEPIQGEAGVVELPDGYLAAARSLTLAHGALLIVDEIQTGAGRTGSWFGFNHEGITPDAITLAKGIGGGFPIGALVTFGAASALFTPGSHGSTFGGNPLATAVANAVLAEIERSDLVGNAAARGVQLREAIAKIDSHLVGGVRGRGLLIGIALSAPVAGDLVAAAQRRGLIVNAANPETIRIAPALTIGDAEIEEFLTLFTAALADVQGDRTATERESTESMPAMSDQGDSK; encoded by the coding sequence ATGACCGTCTGGTCGGAGGACGCGGCACGGGATCTCGTGCTCAACGCAGGGGAGCGGCTCGCGCTGCTCACGCGCGGTGAGGGATCGTACGTGTGGGACGGGGACGACAACCGTTACCTCGACTTCCTCGGCGGCATCGCCGTCAACGCGCTCGGACACGCCCACCCCGTGTTCGTGGATGCCGTCTCTCGGCAGGCCGCGACGCTGGTGCATGTGTCGAACTACTTCGCCACCCGGCCCCAGCTCGAACTCGCCGCGCGCCTGAAGCGGCTCGCAGGGGCCGGCATCGACGGCCGCGTGTACTTCTCCAACTCCGGGGCCGAGGCGAATGAGGCCGCGTTCAAGCTCGCGCGCCTGCGCGGCGGCGCAGAACGCCCTCGCATCCTCGCCCTCGAGAACGGCTTCCACGGCCGCACCATGGGGTCCCTCGCCCTCACCGCGAAGAAGACCATGCGGGCGCCGTTCGAGCCGATGCCGGCCGGCGTCGAGCACATCCCCGCCACGATCGAGGCGCTGGAGGCGGCGATGGACGATCGCGTCGCGGCGCTCATCGTCGAGCCGATCCAGGGCGAGGCGGGCGTCGTCGAGCTCCCGGACGGCTACCTGGCTGCGGCACGATCACTCACTCTCGCGCACGGCGCGCTGCTCATCGTCGACGAGATCCAGACCGGTGCCGGCCGGACGGGCTCGTGGTTCGGATTCAACCACGAGGGCATCACCCCTGACGCCATCACCCTCGCGAAGGGGATCGGCGGCGGGTTCCCGATCGGGGCACTGGTGACCTTTGGCGCCGCCAGCGCGCTGTTCACCCCCGGGTCCCACGGCTCGACGTTCGGCGGCAACCCGCTGGCGACCGCTGTCGCGAACGCCGTCCTCGCGGAGATCGAGCGCAGCGACCTCGTCGGCAACGCCGCCGCGCGCGGCGTGCAGCTGCGTGAGGCCATCGCGAAGATCGACTCGCACCTCGTAGGCGGAGTACGCGGGCGCGGCCTGCTCATCGGCATCGCCCTGTCCGCTCCCGTGGCCGGCGACCTCGTCGCCGCCGCCCAGCGCCGCGGGCTGATCGTCAACGCAGCCAATCCCGAGACCATCCGCATCGCACCGGCCCTGACCATCGGCGACGCGGAGATCGAAGAGTTCCTCACGCTGTTCACCGCCGCCCTCGCCGACGTGCAGGGCGACCGGACGGCGACCGAAAGAGAAAGCACAGAGAGCATGCCCGCAATGAGCGACCAGGGGGACTCGAAGTGA
- the argH gene encoding argininosuccinate lyase — MSEAKHDGTNEGALWGARFASGPSPELADLSRSTHFDWILAPYDIAGSHAHAKALAAAGYLEADEEQRMHEGLDAVAKKVADGVIRPAPSDEDVHGALEQALIAELGPELGGRLRAGRSRNDQIATLVRMYLIDHAKVIARDILRVIDALVAQSEAHPDAILPGRTHLQHAQPVLLAHHLQAHAWPLVRELERLVDWRVRAGVSPYGGGALAGSTLGLDPALVARELGLDRPAENSLDGTAARDVVAEFAFITAMIGVDLSRLSEEIILWNTREFGFVTLHDSFSTGSSIMPQKKNPDIAELARGKSGRLIGNLTGLMATLKGLPLAYNRDLQEDKEPVFDSVNTLEVVLPAFAGMVATLRFDTARMAELAPQGFSLATDVAEWLVKRRVPFRDAHEISGALVRACEERAIGLEDADDELLAEVSPHLTPDVREVLSIEGSVASREGTGGTAPVRVAEQRAELIARAQGAAHALGL; from the coding sequence ATGAGCGAGGCGAAGCACGACGGCACGAATGAAGGCGCCCTCTGGGGGGCACGATTCGCATCGGGGCCGTCCCCTGAGCTCGCGGACCTCAGCCGCTCGACGCACTTCGACTGGATCCTCGCGCCCTATGACATCGCGGGTTCGCACGCCCACGCGAAGGCGCTCGCCGCCGCCGGATACCTGGAGGCGGACGAAGAGCAGCGCATGCACGAAGGACTCGACGCCGTCGCGAAGAAGGTCGCCGACGGTGTCATCCGCCCCGCGCCGAGCGACGAGGACGTGCACGGGGCTCTCGAGCAGGCGCTCATCGCCGAGCTCGGCCCTGAGCTCGGCGGCCGCCTGCGCGCCGGTCGCAGTCGGAACGACCAGATCGCCACGCTGGTGCGGATGTACCTCATCGATCACGCCAAGGTGATCGCCCGCGACATCCTCCGCGTCATCGACGCGCTCGTCGCGCAGTCCGAGGCGCATCCGGACGCGATCCTGCCCGGGCGCACGCACCTGCAGCATGCCCAGCCCGTCCTGCTCGCCCACCACCTCCAGGCGCACGCCTGGCCGCTGGTGCGCGAGCTGGAACGTCTCGTCGACTGGCGGGTGCGTGCCGGAGTGTCACCGTACGGCGGGGGAGCGCTCGCCGGATCCACCCTCGGCCTCGACCCCGCGCTCGTCGCGCGTGAACTCGGCCTGGATCGGCCGGCGGAGAACTCCCTGGACGGCACGGCCGCCCGCGACGTGGTGGCCGAGTTCGCCTTCATCACCGCGATGATCGGGGTCGACCTCTCGCGCCTGTCGGAGGAGATCATCCTCTGGAACACCCGGGAGTTCGGTTTCGTGACGCTGCACGACAGCTTCTCGACCGGTTCGAGCATCATGCCGCAGAAGAAGAACCCGGACATCGCCGAGCTCGCTCGCGGCAAGTCGGGTCGACTGATCGGCAACCTCACGGGGCTGATGGCGACATTGAAGGGTCTTCCGCTGGCCTACAACCGCGACCTCCAGGAGGACAAGGAGCCGGTGTTCGACTCGGTCAACACCCTCGAGGTGGTTCTTCCGGCGTTCGCCGGCATGGTCGCCACGCTGCGGTTCGACACGGCGCGCATGGCGGAGCTCGCGCCGCAGGGCTTCTCGCTCGCGACGGACGTGGCCGAGTGGCTCGTCAAGCGCCGCGTGCCGTTCCGCGACGCGCACGAGATCTCCGGTGCGCTGGTGCGCGCGTGCGAGGAACGGGCGATCGGGCTCGAGGACGCCGACGACGAACTGCTCGCTGAGGTCTCGCCGCACCTGACGCCCGATGTGCGCGAAGTGTTGAGCATCGAGGGGTCCGTCGCGTCGCGTGAGGGCACCGGCGGCACCGCCCCGGTGCGTGTCGCGGAGCAGCGTGCCGAACTCATCGCGCGGGCGCAGGGCGCCGCGCACGCGCTCGGTCTCTGA
- a CDS encoding DUF1349 domain-containing protein → MIAWKDGTWTHAPETASHRDGTLTVTAKEGSDAWLRTAYGFVHDSAHALLAPLSVGEAMEVTFRAPWDGQFDQAGIFVQIDDERWVKTGVEFADDHLGLGAVVTDRFSDWSVGHVDHWRELPITMRVSRWPDALIVRARAGEEDWRLVRVAPFDGSATASAGPFLAAPTRAGLQVEFLRWERSAADTALH, encoded by the coding sequence ATGATCGCTTGGAAAGACGGCACCTGGACGCATGCACCGGAGACGGCCTCGCACCGGGACGGCACACTCACCGTCACGGCCAAGGAAGGCAGCGACGCGTGGCTGCGCACGGCGTACGGCTTCGTGCACGACTCCGCCCACGCGCTGCTCGCGCCGCTGTCCGTCGGCGAGGCGATGGAGGTCACCTTCCGCGCCCCGTGGGACGGACAGTTCGATCAGGCCGGCATCTTCGTGCAGATCGATGACGAGCGATGGGTGAAGACCGGCGTGGAGTTCGCGGACGACCACCTCGGTCTCGGTGCCGTCGTGACCGACCGCTTCTCGGACTGGTCCGTCGGGCATGTCGACCACTGGCGCGAGCTTCCCATCACCATGCGGGTGAGCCGCTGGCCGGACGCCCTCATCGTGCGCGCGCGTGCGGGCGAGGAAGACTGGCGCCTCGTCCGCGTCGCCCCGTTCGACGGGTCGGCGACCGCATCAGCCGGGCCGTTCCTCGCCGCGCCGACGCGCGCGGGTCTCCAGGTGGAGTTCCTGCGATGGGAGCGCTCCGCCGCGGACACGGCGCTGCACTGA
- the argF gene encoding ornithine carbamoyltransferase, producing the protein MTRHLLRDDDLSPAEQAEILDLAVELKKDRWADKSLAGPQTVAVIFDKSSTRTRVSFAVGIADLGGSPLIISTANSQLGGKETPSDTARVLERQVAAIVWRTYAQSGLEEMAKGTRVPVINALSDDFHPCQLLADLLTIREHKGDLKGLTLTFFGDAQSNMAHSYALAGVTAGMHVRMASPESYAPRADVVEAAERRAAETGGSITLYTDPAEAAAGADVIVTDTWVSMGKEEEKIARIRDLGGYKVTAETMQLADPGAIFIHCLPADRGYEVDPEVIDGPQSVVWDEAENRLHAQKALLVWLLRQN; encoded by the coding sequence GTGACCCGCCACCTCCTCCGCGACGACGACCTCAGCCCTGCCGAGCAGGCCGAGATCCTCGACCTCGCCGTCGAACTGAAGAAGGACCGCTGGGCCGACAAGTCCCTCGCCGGCCCCCAGACCGTCGCGGTGATCTTCGACAAGTCGTCGACCCGCACCCGCGTCTCCTTCGCCGTCGGCATCGCCGACCTCGGTGGTTCGCCGCTGATCATCTCCACGGCCAACAGCCAGCTCGGCGGCAAGGAGACGCCCTCCGACACCGCCCGTGTGCTGGAGCGCCAGGTCGCCGCGATCGTGTGGCGCACCTACGCGCAGTCCGGACTCGAGGAGATGGCGAAGGGGACCCGCGTCCCCGTCATCAACGCGCTGTCGGACGATTTCCACCCCTGCCAGCTGCTCGCCGACCTGCTCACCATTCGCGAGCACAAGGGTGACCTGAAGGGGCTGACGCTGACGTTCTTCGGAGACGCGCAGAGCAACATGGCGCACTCCTACGCCCTGGCCGGTGTCACGGCCGGAATGCACGTGCGCATGGCGTCGCCGGAGTCGTACGCCCCGCGTGCCGACGTCGTCGAGGCCGCTGAGCGGCGCGCCGCCGAGACGGGCGGCTCCATCACGCTGTACACCGACCCGGCCGAGGCCGCGGCGGGTGCGGACGTGATCGTCACCGACACCTGGGTGTCGATGGGCAAGGAGGAGGAGAAGATCGCGCGCATCCGCGATCTCGGCGGCTACAAGGTCACCGCGGAGACGATGCAGCTCGCCGACCCCGGCGCGATCTTCATCCACTGCCTTCCCGCCGACCGCGGCTACGAGGTCGACCCCGAGGTCATCGACGGCCCGCAGAGCGTGGTCTGGGACGAGGCGGAGAACCGCCTGCACGCGCAGAAGGCGCTGCTGGTCTGGCTGCTGCGGCAGAACTGA
- a CDS encoding DUF4184 family protein produces MPFTPSHAVVALPFLRTPLVPAAIAIGAMTPDLPLFIRGFGVDYSFTHTYANVVFTAVIALGLFLLWRVVLRPAAAELSPAWLASRLPIGWNTPAGEALNEALGIGQRWTRPLWLAVSLLLGVTSHIVWDAFTHEGRAGVGFLPVLAEQWGPLPVYRWLQHGSSILGLVILAVWALAWLRRTPARTSIVERTTRPWVRVTWWVSLPVILIVAWVAGYVLLGPFDAGFTAQHLAYRALPLACGVWGMLTLALCVSLPILGRRHPRGAAPRG; encoded by the coding sequence ATGCCGTTCACGCCGAGCCATGCTGTCGTCGCTCTGCCGTTCCTGCGCACCCCGCTGGTCCCCGCCGCGATCGCGATCGGAGCGATGACCCCGGACCTTCCGCTGTTCATCCGGGGCTTCGGCGTCGACTACTCGTTCACGCACACGTACGCGAACGTCGTCTTCACCGCCGTCATCGCGCTCGGGCTGTTCCTGTTGTGGCGCGTCGTCCTCCGCCCGGCAGCCGCGGAACTGTCACCCGCGTGGCTCGCGAGCAGGCTCCCGATCGGCTGGAACACGCCGGCGGGGGAGGCGCTGAACGAGGCGTTGGGGATCGGGCAGCGCTGGACGCGACCGCTGTGGCTGGCCGTGTCGCTGCTGCTCGGCGTGACATCGCACATCGTCTGGGACGCCTTCACCCACGAAGGCCGAGCGGGGGTGGGGTTCCTACCCGTGCTCGCCGAGCAGTGGGGGCCGTTGCCGGTGTACCGATGGCTGCAGCACGGCTCCAGCATCCTCGGGCTTGTCATCCTCGCGGTCTGGGCGCTTGCCTGGCTTCGTCGGACACCGGCGCGAACGTCGATCGTCGAGCGAACGACCCGGCCGTGGGTGCGCGTGACATGGTGGGTGTCGCTTCCGGTGATCCTCATCGTCGCCTGGGTCGCCGGATACGTGTTGCTCGGCCCGTTCGACGCGGGATTCACGGCGCAGCACCTCGCCTATCGGGCGTTGCCACTGGCGTGTGGGGTGTGGGGGATGCTCACGCTCGCGCTGTGCGTGTCGCTGCCCATCCTGGGGCGTCGGCACCCCAGGGGTGCGGCGCCGCGAGGCTGA
- the argB gene encoding acetylglutamate kinase, whose amino-acid sequence MTDIHDTPPDVAAQQATTLIESLPWLKKFRDQIVVVKYGGNAMVSDELQEAFAQDIAYLRYVGVQPVVVHGGGPQISNMLDRLDIPSEFKGGYRVTNTEAISVVRMVLTGQVNPQLVAKINSHGPIATGLSGEDAGLFGGRRRGVVIDGEPVDLGRVGDVVQVDATAVLDHLAAGRIPVISSIAPDLDNPGQSLNVNADAAASALAVALNARKLVILTDVPGLYADWPNRDSLVSHLTSAQLSGMLPTLESGMIPKMRACLDAVEGGVDAAAIIDGRVPHSVLVELFTSKGIGTEVVLGESEATA is encoded by the coding sequence ATGACAGACATCCACGACACCCCGCCCGACGTCGCGGCGCAGCAGGCGACGACTCTCATCGAGTCGCTGCCGTGGCTGAAGAAGTTCCGCGACCAGATCGTCGTGGTGAAGTACGGCGGCAATGCGATGGTGTCGGACGAGCTCCAGGAGGCGTTCGCGCAGGACATCGCGTACCTGCGCTACGTCGGCGTGCAGCCCGTCGTGGTGCACGGCGGTGGGCCGCAGATCTCCAACATGCTCGACCGGCTCGACATCCCCAGCGAGTTCAAGGGCGGTTACCGCGTCACCAACACCGAGGCCATCAGTGTCGTCCGGATGGTGCTCACCGGTCAGGTGAACCCGCAGCTGGTCGCGAAGATCAACTCGCACGGTCCGATCGCGACCGGACTCAGCGGTGAGGACGCCGGACTGTTCGGCGGCCGTCGGCGCGGCGTCGTGATCGACGGTGAACCGGTGGACCTCGGACGCGTGGGAGACGTCGTACAGGTGGACGCCACTGCCGTCCTCGACCATCTCGCCGCCGGACGCATTCCGGTGATCTCCAGCATCGCGCCGGACCTCGACAACCCGGGGCAGTCGCTCAACGTGAATGCGGATGCCGCGGCATCCGCCCTGGCGGTCGCGTTGAACGCGCGCAAGCTCGTGATCCTCACGGATGTCCCAGGACTGTACGCGGACTGGCCCAACCGGGACTCGCTGGTCTCGCACCTCACGTCCGCGCAGCTGAGCGGCATGCTCCCGACGCTCGAATCGGGGATGATCCCGAAGATGCGCGCGTGCCTGGATGCCGTCGAGGGCGGCGTGGACGCCGCGGCGATCATCGACGGACGGGTCCCGCACTCGGTGCTCGTCGAACTCTTCACGAGCAAGGGAATCGGAACCGAAGTGGTACTCGGAGAATCGGAGGCGACGGCATGA